The following coding sequences are from one Virgibacillus necropolis window:
- the galE gene encoding UDP-glucose 4-epimerase GalE, translated as MAILVTGGAGYIGSHICVGLLNAGYEIVVLDNFSNSNPEALRRVSEITGKQFKKYQVDLVNKERVEQIFSEIKIDAVIHLAGLKAVGESVVVPLKYYQNNLTGTINLADAMKKYKVKKLVFSSSATVYGATDQIPIREDTPLGAVNPYGRTKQMIEDIFRDLYDSDSTWNIALLRYFNPIGSHNSGRIGEDPNGIPDNLMPYISQVAIGKLPYLNVFGNDYPTKDGTGLRDYIHVVDLAIGHLKALEKVQSTSGIGAYNLGTGRGYSVLEMVEAFEKASGKKVPYTIKDRRQGDAAICFADPTKAREQLGWEATRGINVMCEDTWRWQQNNPNGYEKLVKPITKSGTPVQRYAAGFLMSE; from the coding sequence ATGGCAATTCTTGTAACAGGTGGTGCCGGCTATATAGGAAGTCACATTTGTGTAGGGCTTCTAAACGCTGGATATGAAATTGTTGTCTTAGACAACTTTTCAAATAGCAATCCAGAAGCATTAAGACGTGTATCTGAAATTACAGGTAAGCAATTTAAGAAATATCAAGTGGATTTAGTGAACAAAGAAAGAGTTGAGCAAATCTTTTCTGAAATTAAGATTGATGCAGTTATTCATTTAGCGGGTTTGAAGGCTGTAGGTGAATCTGTTGTAGTTCCACTTAAGTATTACCAAAACAATCTTACTGGGACCATTAACTTGGCTGATGCAATGAAGAAATATAAGGTAAAAAAGCTTGTATTCAGCTCATCCGCGACAGTTTATGGTGCAACAGATCAGATACCAATTAGAGAAGATACACCTCTAGGGGCAGTTAATCCTTATGGACGTACAAAACAAATGATCGAGGATATTTTTAGAGATTTATATGACTCAGATTCTACATGGAATATTGCCTTATTACGATACTTTAATCCGATTGGATCACATAATAGTGGGCGAATAGGTGAAGATCCGAATGGAATTCCGGATAACCTAATGCCATATATTTCACAAGTGGCGATAGGAAAATTACCATATTTGAATGTGTTTGGCAATGATTACCCAACAAAAGATGGAACTGGGCTGAGAGATTATATCCATGTAGTGGATCTGGCAATAGGTCATTTAAAAGCTTTAGAGAAGGTTCAATCAACAAGTGGTATTGGTGCTTACAATCTAGGTACGGGGCGGGGTTATAGCGTGCTAGAAATGGTTGAAGCATTTGAAAAGGCTTCTGGAAAAAAAGTTCCGTATACCATAAAAGATCGTCGACAGGGCGATGCTGCTATATGCTTTGCAGACCCTACGAAAGCAAGAGAACAATTGGGGTGGGAAGCAACAAGAGGAATTAATGTTATGTGTGAAGATACGTGGCGATGGCAACAAAATAATCCGAATGGATACGAGAAGTTAGTAAAACCAATAACAAAAAGTGGAACACCGGTGCAACGTTATGCAGCGGGTTTTTTAATGTCCGAATAA
- a CDS encoding EpsG family protein translates to MTLLWINLAIVFTCSFFARYFATSVQTTETSPIPIRPNKLLIGCAFVSIVAISGLRSNIGDTFFYKYSYELNEFTWEFIISQKDIGFGVLQMLLKNYISEDPQILIFATAFITNVIIFLVLYNYSRMIELSLYVYITGGLFLVSMNGIRQVLAAAIAFAATKFLIEGNWIKYFLVILLASLFHQSALILLPIYFVVRFKAWSKPTLALLIIAVLIVIGFDKFSSLLFTAIEDTQYGHYKNFAEGGANSLRVAVDLVPLLIAYLGREKLRRIFPDSDYIVNLALLGFVFMMISTQNWIFARFSIYFGLYQLILISWVVKVFREKDEKIIYYGILICYLAYYFYENVISLNILYESDYLFW, encoded by the coding sequence ATGACATTACTTTGGATTAATCTTGCTATCGTCTTTACTTGTTCATTTTTCGCTCGGTACTTTGCGACATCTGTGCAGACTACTGAAACATCACCTATTCCTATAAGGCCAAATAAGTTATTAATAGGATGTGCTTTTGTTTCCATAGTAGCAATTTCAGGTCTTCGGTCGAATATCGGTGACACGTTTTTTTATAAATATTCCTATGAATTAAATGAATTTACCTGGGAATTCATTATATCTCAAAAGGATATTGGATTTGGCGTTCTGCAAATGCTATTAAAGAACTATATATCTGAAGATCCACAAATATTGATTTTCGCTACAGCTTTTATTACGAATGTCATTATTTTTCTGGTCTTATACAACTACTCAAGAATGATTGAGTTAAGTTTATATGTTTATATAACAGGTGGTTTATTCCTAGTATCCATGAACGGAATTAGGCAGGTTCTTGCTGCAGCAATTGCCTTTGCAGCTACTAAGTTTTTAATAGAAGGCAATTGGATAAAATATTTTCTCGTCATTCTGTTAGCGTCCTTATTTCATCAAAGTGCACTTATATTGCTGCCAATTTACTTCGTCGTCAGATTTAAAGCATGGTCAAAACCAACTTTGGCATTATTAATTATAGCAGTTCTCATCGTCATAGGATTCGATAAATTTTCTTCCCTCTTATTTACTGCGATTGAGGATACACAATATGGTCACTACAAAAACTTTGCGGAAGGTGGCGCAAATAGTTTACGTGTTGCAGTAGATTTGGTACCGCTTTTAATTGCTTATTTAGGTAGAGAGAAACTGAGGAGGATATTCCCTGATAGTGATTATATTGTAAATCTGGCCTTACTAGGATTCGTATTTATGATGATATCAACACAAAACTGGATCTTTGCTCGTTTTTCCATTTATTTTGGATTATATCAATTAATCCTGATTTCTTGGGTTGTAAAGGTATTCAGGGAAAAGGACGAAAAAATTATTTACTATGGAATTTTAATTTGTTACCTTGCTTATTACTTTTATGAAAATGTTATTAGTTTAAATATTTTATACGAGAGTGATTACTTATTTTGGTAG
- a CDS encoding glycosyltransferase family 2 protein: protein MKKLTIFTPTYNRAYCLDNCYQSLKQQTCKEFVWLIIDDGSTDETKELVGSWIKENVIHINYHWQNNQGMHGAHNTAYERIETELNVCIDSDDYMPGNAVAKILTFWEEYGNENVSGIIGLDADNEHRIIGTKLPEYLKTSTLFDLYYKQGVTGDKKLVYRTALTKKYPYPIFTNENYVGLAYKYYMLDKDYQLLLMNEVLCCVEYLPDGSSRNMFRQYRKNPRGFAFYRKALMNLPFTNPLFKFRQAIHYVSSSLMSRNWSFLLETPHKMLTFLAVPFGLLLYVYVTSKTRVV from the coding sequence ATGAAGAAACTGACCATATTCACTCCTACTTATAATCGAGCATACTGTCTTGATAACTGTTATCAAAGTTTAAAGCAACAAACTTGTAAAGAATTCGTTTGGTTAATTATTGACGATGGTTCAACAGATGAGACTAAAGAATTAGTAGGAAGTTGGATCAAAGAAAACGTAATCCACATCAACTACCATTGGCAAAACAACCAAGGAATGCATGGCGCGCATAACACGGCTTATGAACGAATTGAGACGGAATTAAATGTTTGTATTGATTCAGATGATTATATGCCGGGGAATGCAGTGGCAAAGATCCTTACGTTTTGGGAGGAATATGGAAATGAAAATGTGAGTGGCATAATCGGTCTCGATGCTGATAATGAACATAGAATAATTGGTACAAAATTACCGGAATACCTGAAAACTTCCACGTTGTTTGATCTCTATTATAAACAAGGTGTAACTGGGGATAAGAAGCTCGTTTATCGTACAGCGTTAACAAAAAAATATCCGTATCCAATCTTCACAAACGAAAACTATGTAGGATTAGCATACAAATACTACATGCTTGACAAGGATTATCAACTGTTACTCATGAATGAGGTGCTTTGCTGTGTGGAATATCTTCCAGATGGCTCATCGCGTAACATGTTTCGTCAATATCGAAAAAATCCAAGAGGTTTTGCCTTTTACCGTAAAGCGTTGATGAACTTACCATTCACCAATCCATTATTTAAGTTTAGGCAAGCCATACATTATGTATCTAGTAGTCTTATGAGCAGAAATTGGTCATTTTTATTAGAAACGCCCCATAAGATGCTAACATTTTTAGCTGTTCCATTCGGCCTACTTTTATACGTATATGTTACATCTAAAACACGGGTGGTATAA
- a CDS encoding glycosyltransferase family 1 protein, which translates to MGNPLRILHVVVNMNRGGAETLIMNLYRNMDRSKVQFDFLTCKKGVFDSEIVAMGGKIHRIPYITEVGHSGYIKELDKFLLTNKSYQIVHAHMDKMSGFVLRSARKANIPIRIAHSHNTRSEGGFATKIYKWYAGNNIKPNATHFYACSHAAAKWLYGESTLGTFILKNGIVTDKFQYAASTREQIRKELKIDKDTLILGHVGRFSHQKNHLFLLDIFKRVNKKLPNSQLLLVGDGSLRNKIIEKINYLNLEDNVQLLGVREDVDGILQAFDLFIFPSLHEGLPVTLIEAQGTGLPCLISNTITEEVDMGVGMVHALPLTDRTIWTEKIIKLAKLDRSRIIARDALSEKGYDIRKTAGLAQTSYLTLGGKVI; encoded by the coding sequence ATGGGCAATCCATTAAGGATATTACATGTTGTAGTGAATATGAATCGAGGTGGAGCTGAAACACTAATTATGAACCTTTATCGTAATATGGATCGCTCAAAGGTTCAATTCGATTTTTTAACTTGTAAAAAAGGTGTTTTTGATTCAGAAATAGTTGCAATGGGTGGAAAAATCCACCGAATTCCTTATATAACCGAGGTAGGACATAGCGGCTATATTAAAGAACTAGACAAATTTCTACTAACAAATAAATCTTATCAAATTGTGCATGCTCACATGGACAAAATGAGTGGCTTCGTCCTTCGTTCAGCTAGGAAAGCGAATATCCCGATAAGAATCGCTCACAGTCATAATACGCGTAGTGAAGGTGGATTCGCAACAAAGATTTATAAGTGGTATGCGGGAAATAATATCAAGCCGAATGCAACACATTTCTACGCATGTTCACACGCCGCAGCCAAGTGGTTATATGGAGAAAGCACCCTGGGAACCTTCATTTTAAAGAATGGAATTGTAACAGATAAATTTCAATATGCAGCCAGTACCCGTGAACAAATTAGAAAAGAATTGAAAATTGATAAGGATACATTGATACTCGGTCATGTTGGACGATTTTCTCATCAAAAAAATCACTTATTTTTATTAGATATATTTAAGCGTGTCAATAAAAAACTTCCAAATTCACAACTACTACTAGTTGGGGACGGTTCATTAAGAAATAAGATTATCGAAAAGATAAACTATCTGAACCTAGAGGACAATGTGCAACTGCTTGGTGTAAGAGAAGATGTTGATGGAATACTACAAGCTTTTGATTTGTTTATCTTTCCTTCGTTACATGAGGGATTACCTGTAACGTTGATTGAAGCACAAGGGACAGGATTACCTTGTTTAATATCGAACACGATTACAGAGGAAGTTGACATGGGGGTAGGGATGGTACATGCGCTTCCTTTAACTGATAGAACTATCTGGACAGAAAAAATTATTAAACTAGCAAAACTTGATCGATCGCGAATAATAGCTCGGGATGCCTTATCAGAAAAGGGCTATGATATACGAAAAACGGCAGGACTTGCCCAAACATCTTATTTAACGTTAGGTGGGAAAGTGATATGA
- a CDS encoding glycosyltransferase family 4 protein, which produces MMAKKILFCATVDYHFKAFHLPYMKWFKEQGWEVHVAAAGEIDLAYTDHKYSIPFQRSPYNRSNIKVYKQLKKIMEQNNYEIIHCHTPIGGLIGRLAARVFRSQGTKVIYTAHGFHFCKGAPLINWLFYYPIEKWLSYYTDCLITINQEDYQLAKNQFKAKQIEHVHGVGIDNNRFKPVTANKKVELKKSFGYKADDFLLFYAAEFNRNKNQSFLLRSLALIKDEVPNARLLFAGEGALFENCLEQAKTLGISHMVDFLGFRNDIHKLVPMCDIAVASSFREGLPVNIMEAMACGLPVVAVDNRGHRELIHNNENGWLVKNNAIDIFSQKVVQLATSKGLKENFGENSRDLILSTYSINNVLAEKSRIYTTYMEERRELEWAIH; this is translated from the coding sequence ATCATGGCTAAGAAAATTCTGTTTTGCGCAACAGTCGACTATCATTTTAAAGCTTTTCACTTGCCATATATGAAATGGTTTAAAGAACAAGGATGGGAAGTTCATGTTGCTGCAGCAGGAGAAATAGATTTAGCATACACCGATCACAAGTACTCCATTCCATTTCAGCGATCACCATATAATCGTTCGAACATAAAAGTATATAAACAACTTAAAAAAATCATGGAGCAAAATAATTATGAAATCATTCATTGTCATACACCAATAGGCGGATTAATAGGCCGTCTGGCGGCAAGAGTCTTCAGAAGCCAAGGCACAAAGGTTATTTATACAGCACACGGATTTCATTTTTGTAAAGGAGCGCCACTAATCAACTGGCTATTTTATTATCCGATCGAAAAATGGCTGTCCTATTATACAGACTGCTTAATCACCATTAATCAGGAAGACTATCAGTTAGCCAAAAATCAATTTAAGGCAAAACAGATTGAACATGTTCATGGAGTAGGGATTGACAACAACCGTTTCAAACCAGTAACGGCAAACAAAAAGGTAGAGTTGAAAAAGTCATTTGGCTATAAAGCTGATGACTTTTTATTGTTTTATGCAGCGGAATTTAATAGGAATAAAAACCAAAGTTTCCTCCTTCGCTCGTTAGCTTTGATAAAAGATGAAGTCCCAAACGCAAGGCTCCTATTTGCTGGGGAGGGGGCATTATTTGAAAATTGTCTGGAACAAGCAAAAACACTTGGAATCAGTCATATGGTTGATTTCCTAGGATTTCGAAATGATATCCATAAACTGGTTCCAATGTGTGACATTGCCGTTGCATCTAGTTTTCGTGAAGGTTTACCAGTAAATATTATGGAAGCCATGGCGTGTGGCTTGCCAGTAGTTGCAGTTGATAATAGAGGCCATAGAGAACTCATCCACAATAACGAGAATGGATGGTTAGTCAAAAATAATGCTATTGACATATTTTCTCAAAAGGTAGTCCAGCTTGCGACAAGTAAAGGGTTAAAAGAAAACTTCGGAGAAAATAGCCGGGATTTAATTTTATCAACATATAGCATAAATAACGTGCTGGCTGAGAAAAGTCGTATTTATACAACCTATATGGAAGAAAGGAGGGAACTAGAATGGGCAATCCATTAA
- the galU gene encoding UTP--glucose-1-phosphate uridylyltransferase GalU — protein MKVKKAIIPAAGLGTRFLPATKAMPKEMLPIVDKPTIQYIVEEAIESGIEDIIIVTGKGKRAIEDHFDHSFELEQNLFEKGKFDLLSEVQKSSKLVDIHYIRQKEPKGLGHAVWCARKFIGDEPFAVLLGDDIVEAETPCLRQMINQYNRYRASILGVQQVEETEVSRYGIVDGSMIDNRLYNISNLIEKPRQEVAPSNLAILGRYILSPSIFDILQNQKPGAGDEIQLTDAIAALNKNEAVYAYDFKGTRYDVGDKMGYIQTTIEFALQRGNLKKELLDYLSSVVERELARPIGDNHG, from the coding sequence ATGAAAGTAAAAAAAGCAATTATACCAGCCGCTGGGCTTGGAACCAGATTCCTTCCTGCAACAAAAGCAATGCCTAAAGAGATGTTGCCAATTGTTGATAAACCAACGATTCAATACATAGTGGAAGAGGCGATAGAATCTGGGATTGAAGATATTATCATTGTAACTGGTAAAGGAAAAAGAGCGATTGAAGACCACTTTGATCATTCGTTTGAGTTAGAACAAAATTTATTTGAAAAAGGGAAATTTGACTTATTAAGTGAAGTCCAAAAATCTTCAAAATTAGTTGATATTCATTATATCCGCCAAAAAGAACCCAAAGGATTGGGTCACGCAGTCTGGTGTGCGCGCAAATTTATTGGCGACGAACCTTTTGCAGTTTTATTAGGAGATGACATCGTAGAAGCAGAAACTCCATGCCTGAGACAAATGATTAATCAATATAATCGTTATCGTGCTTCTATTTTAGGTGTGCAACAGGTAGAAGAAACAGAGGTCTCTAGGTATGGTATTGTTGACGGCAGTATGATTGACAACCGTTTATACAACATTAGCAATCTAATTGAAAAGCCAAGACAAGAAGTAGCTCCTTCTAATCTAGCCATTCTAGGCCGTTACATTTTAAGCCCAAGTATTTTTGATATTTTACAAAATCAAAAACCTGGTGCAGGGGACGAAATACAACTTACAGATGCGATTGCTGCACTTAATAAAAATGAAGCCGTTTATGCCTATGATTTTAAAGGAACCCGTTACGATGTCGGGGATAAAATGGGATATATTCAGACGACAATAGAATTTGCTTTACAACGAGGCAATTTGAAAAAGGAATTGCTAGATTATCTTTCTTCTGTAGTTGAAAGAGAATTAGCTAGACCAATTGGTGATAATCATGGCTAA
- a CDS encoding nucleoside-diphosphate sugar epimerase/dehydratase, translating to MTYRQRLSLFIILDSCIVLTAIFISGFLVNASIHILTLPIIVSSIAILFSHHFFSVKLKLYKKAWEYASVGELLIIFKVVSYSIISAMIIQQILVQETYLRLLAVTWTLHMLLIGGSRFVWRLYRDSIINKTNEKNRTLIIGAGSAGTMVARQLLKDNDSHLVPVAFIDDNVRKHHLDILGIPVVGGVDRIANAVTDHDIENIIISIPSLSKKELNTIFLECAKTKAKTKILPLLEDLVTGKISVNQFRDVQVEDLLGRDPVDMDIESISEDITGNVVLVTGAGGSIGSEVSRQISLFRPRQLILLGHGENSIYSIEMELKETYKESEIEFITEIADVQDAEKMMAIMRAHQPDVVYHAAAHKHVPLMERNPEEAVKNNLIGTLNVAKAADWNNVTTFVMVSTDKAVNPTSVMGASKKLAEMIVQGMDQTSDTKFVAVRFGNVLGSRGSVIPLFKKQIEKGGPITVTHPDMVRYFMTIPEASRLVIQAGALAQGGEVFVLDMGDPVKIVDLAKNLIKLSGNAIDEIGIEFTGMRPGEKLFEELLKDDEVHDQQVYPKIYVGKTAELYLAEIDEILLIYSNLDRNALREKLVGLANQTITTNQKSVMSVSM from the coding sequence ATGACATATCGACAAAGATTGTCTTTATTTATCATACTTGATTCCTGTATTGTACTAACAGCAATTTTTATTAGTGGGTTTCTAGTAAATGCAAGCATCCATATTTTAACACTACCAATAATTGTTAGTTCCATTGCAATCTTATTCAGCCATCATTTTTTCTCTGTAAAACTAAAGCTTTATAAAAAAGCGTGGGAGTACGCGAGTGTTGGAGAATTACTCATTATTTTTAAAGTAGTGTCTTATTCCATTATTTCTGCGATGATCATTCAGCAAATTTTGGTTCAAGAAACCTATCTAAGACTGCTTGCTGTCACATGGACGCTTCATATGTTGTTAATAGGTGGATCGCGATTTGTGTGGAGGCTGTATCGTGATTCCATTATTAATAAGACAAATGAAAAAAACAGAACGTTAATTATTGGTGCAGGATCTGCAGGGACAATGGTAGCAAGGCAACTTTTGAAGGATAACGATAGCCATTTAGTACCTGTAGCTTTTATCGATGATAATGTAAGAAAACATCATCTTGATATTTTAGGTATCCCTGTTGTTGGTGGTGTTGATAGAATTGCGAATGCTGTTACGGATCATGACATAGAAAATATAATCATTTCGATCCCTTCGCTAAGCAAAAAAGAATTAAACACTATTTTTCTGGAATGTGCAAAAACGAAAGCGAAAACAAAGATACTGCCATTGCTGGAGGATTTAGTCACAGGTAAAATATCGGTTAATCAATTTCGTGACGTGCAAGTGGAAGATCTTTTAGGTAGAGATCCTGTTGATATGGATATTGAAAGTATTTCTGAGGATATCACGGGTAATGTTGTTCTAGTGACTGGGGCAGGTGGTTCGATTGGTTCCGAAGTATCACGGCAGATCTCCCTGTTTAGACCTAGGCAACTAATTTTACTTGGTCATGGTGAGAATAGTATTTATTCGATTGAAATGGAATTAAAAGAAACGTATAAAGAAAGCGAAATTGAATTTATAACAGAAATAGCTGACGTCCAAGATGCTGAGAAAATGATGGCCATTATGAGAGCCCATCAACCTGATGTGGTATACCATGCCGCGGCACATAAACATGTTCCGCTAATGGAGCGTAACCCTGAGGAAGCAGTGAAAAATAATTTGATTGGTACATTGAATGTAGCTAAAGCAGCAGATTGGAACAATGTAACTACATTTGTAATGGTATCAACGGATAAAGCGGTCAATCCAACCAGTGTCATGGGCGCATCAAAAAAACTGGCAGAAATGATTGTCCAGGGCATGGACCAAACAAGTGATACAAAATTTGTTGCTGTTCGTTTCGGCAATGTGTTGGGGAGTCGGGGAAGTGTTATCCCATTGTTTAAAAAACAAATTGAAAAAGGGGGGCCAATTACTGTAACACACCCTGACATGGTCCGTTATTTTATGACCATCCCCGAAGCATCTAGGCTAGTCATTCAAGCCGGTGCATTGGCACAAGGAGGAGAGGTATTTGTATTAGATATGGGTGATCCGGTAAAAATAGTGGATCTTGCAAAAAATCTAATCAAATTATCGGGAAATGCTATTGATGAAATTGGAATAGAATTTACCGGAATGCGGCCAGGGGAAAAGCTATTTGAAGAGTTACTGAAAGATGATGAAGTTCATGACCAACAAGTTTATCCGAAGATTTACGTTGGGAAAACAGCTGAGCTTTACCTAGCGGAGATTGATGAGATCCTATTAATCTATTCCAATTTAGACAGGAATGCACTAAGGGAAAAACTGGTTGGATTGGCAAATCAAACGATAACAACGAATCAGAAATCTGTCATGTCAGTATCAATGTAA
- a CDS encoding CpsD/CapB family tyrosine-protein kinase yields MFKRKRKNAGKRSQLITYSNPDSIVSDQFRAIRTNINFLTEKRKNRIFIITSPGDGEGKSTTTANLAVSMAQQKESILLIDANLRDPIIHDVFKVPNDLGLTSILSGKAKLENIIKRTGIGNLEILTSGANLFNPAELLGNEQMTELLKTVADMYDIVLIDSPPVLESTETRVLANQCDGVVLVLNRGKTELEKTVESRRVLELAHARLVGAIINEK; encoded by the coding sequence ATGTTTAAAAGAAAACGAAAGAATGCTGGTAAAAGAAGCCAACTTATTACATACTCCAATCCAGATTCTATTGTCTCTGATCAATTTCGGGCAATTCGAACGAACATTAACTTTCTAACAGAAAAAAGAAAGAATAGAATATTTATCATAACTTCCCCTGGTGATGGAGAAGGAAAGTCAACTACAACAGCAAATTTGGCGGTTTCAATGGCTCAACAAAAAGAAAGCATACTTTTGATTGATGCTAATTTAAGAGATCCCATTATTCATGACGTATTTAAAGTCCCAAATGATCTTGGATTAACGAGCATACTTTCTGGTAAGGCCAAGTTGGAAAATATAATTAAACGAACTGGGATTGGTAACCTTGAGATCTTAACTAGTGGGGCTAACTTGTTCAATCCAGCAGAGTTGCTGGGTAATGAGCAGATGACAGAACTGCTTAAAACAGTAGCGGATATGTATGACATAGTACTGATTGATTCGCCACCTGTGCTAGAATCAACGGAAACGCGGGTATTAGCAAATCAATGTGATGGTGTTGTATTAGTTTTAAATCGAGGGAAAACAGAACTAGAAAAGACTGTCGAATCTAGACGCGTATTAGAGTTAGCGCATGCAAGACTTGTAGGTGCGATTATCAATGAAAAATAA
- a CDS encoding YveK family protein: MSKLKQDSLIGNIKEKEINLKDYYVLIKKRIWIVIVIAILTALAGYAYSNINNTPLYQTSTRIIIGSSESGGDMQTLMVMIKDPIIMEMVKDELQLTRPAEAIASGISAEVIDDSRVVKISVTDQDSMMAVAIANTTADVFKREIANILNFKEVQLLSDAKENPNPINETQNRTTIIGLVFGIFVGVGLVFLLDSLDVTVKRESEVEEILGVPVIGIISNMNKKKVVSKKVNVPVVESRGETVDV, translated from the coding sequence ATGAGTAAATTAAAACAGGATAGCTTAATCGGTAATATTAAGGAAAAAGAAATTAATTTAAAGGATTACTATGTATTAATAAAGAAACGAATTTGGATTGTAATTGTGATTGCAATACTTACAGCTTTGGCAGGATATGCCTATAGTAACATCAACAATACTCCACTATATCAAACTTCAACAAGGATTATTATAGGTTCATCAGAAAGTGGAGGGGATATGCAGACCCTTATGGTCATGATAAAAGATCCAATAATTATGGAGATGGTAAAAGATGAATTACAACTCACACGGCCTGCTGAAGCAATAGCATCAGGAATTAGTGCTGAGGTGATAGATGATTCTCGTGTAGTGAAAATATCTGTGACTGACCAAGATTCTATGATGGCAGTGGCGATTGCAAATACAACTGCAGACGTATTTAAGCGTGAGATCGCGAATATTTTGAACTTTAAAGAAGTACAGTTATTATCTGATGCAAAAGAGAACCCTAATCCAATAAATGAAACACAAAATCGAACAACAATAATCGGCTTAGTCTTTGGGATCTTTGTTGGCGTTGGATTAGTATTTTTGTTGGATTCTCTGGATGTTACTGTTAAGCGAGAAAGTGAAGTGGAAGAAATATTGGGAGTACCTGTAATAGGCATTATTTCTAATATGAACAAGAAAAAGGTAGTTTCCAAAAAGGTAAACGTGCCAGTCGTAGAGTCAAGGGGTGAGACGGTTGATGTTTAA
- a CDS encoding DEAD/DEAH box helicase: MANDINEAFKNNMKPFLQEAWHVSGFEEPTVIQKRTSTTIGEGRDIIAEAPTGSGKTLAYLLPLLQKIDATKKQVQVVVMASTHELVVQIHQEIQKWAKDSGILSASLIGGANINRQIDKLKKKPQIVAGTPGRVLELITKKKIKMHEVQTLVLDEADQLIVPEHLNTVESIIKSTLKDRQLLLFSATLSRETEEVSLAYMQDPAIIRVQESETNKPKVEHVYMICEAREKISLLNKITNIPDSKVLAFMRDIGNLSVLAEKLTYRGLTVGVLHSDTRKEQRAKALKAFRTSDKALLLATDVAARGLDIDDLSYVVNVDLPKDSKQYKHRAGRTGRLGSTGGTVVSLIEPHELKQLQKYLGELEVDLQEKVLHAGNFINPK, from the coding sequence ATGGCAAATGACATAAATGAAGCATTCAAGAATAATATGAAACCCTTTTTGCAAGAGGCATGGCATGTTTCTGGATTTGAAGAACCAACCGTGATTCAAAAAAGAACAAGCACGACTATCGGAGAAGGGCGAGATATCATTGCTGAGGCACCAACAGGGAGTGGGAAGACGCTTGCATATTTGTTACCTTTGCTGCAAAAAATTGACGCAACTAAGAAACAGGTTCAGGTTGTTGTCATGGCATCCACCCATGAACTCGTAGTGCAAATACATCAGGAAATTCAAAAGTGGGCAAAAGATAGTGGGATTTTAAGTGCGTCCTTGATTGGTGGAGCAAACATTAATCGGCAAATAGATAAATTAAAAAAGAAACCGCAAATTGTAGCTGGAACACCAGGACGAGTCCTTGAATTAATTACGAAAAAGAAAATAAAAATGCATGAGGTACAGACGCTTGTTTTGGATGAAGCGGATCAATTAATAGTTCCAGAACATTTGAACACGGTTGAAAGTATTATTAAAAGTACACTGAAGGATCGACAGTTATTGTTATTTTCAGCAACACTTTCACGCGAAACAGAAGAGGTTTCTCTTGCCTATATGCAAGACCCAGCGATTATTCGTGTACAAGAATCAGAAACGAATAAACCAAAAGTTGAGCATGTGTATATGATTTGTGAAGCTCGTGAAAAAATAAGTTTACTAAATAAAATTACAAACATACCCGATTCTAAGGTGCTAGCATTCATGCGTGATATTGGAAACCTATCAGTCCTAGCTGAAAAGCTAACATACAGAGGCTTAACAGTTGGTGTCCTACATAGTGATACGCGTAAAGAACAGCGAGCAAAGGCATTAAAGGCATTCCGGACGTCGGATAAAGCTCTATTGCTTGCGACAGATGTAGCGGCACGAGGTTTAGATATTGATGATTTATCATATGTAGTCAATGTTGATTTGCCAAAAGATAGCAAACAATACAAACATCGCGCTGGTCGTACTGGACGACTTGGATCTACAGGAGGAACAGTTGTCTCGTTAATCGAACCACATGAATTAAAACAGCTACAAAAATACCTGGGTGAATTAGAAGTGGATCTTCAGGAAAAGGTGCTACATGCAGGGAATTTTATCAACCCGAAGTAA